DNA sequence from the Euzebyales bacterium genome:
CCGGGCGCTGCGGACGCCCGCACGCACGTATCATCGTCGGCTTGCGTACGCACGGCCAGCGAAAGGGCGCCCTGGCCGGCGACGCACGCACAATGAGCGAGGAACGGATCGACCCAATTGGGTGGATCCGTTCCGTGTTGACCGAACAAGGACGACCACCGTGACCACCGCACTGCGAAGCGCCGATCGCTGGTCGGCGCCGTGCTCGCATCAAGATGCTCGGACCTGCTTGCCGGATCTGCATCGGCCTCGAGCGCGCCGAGACCGCAGCAACTCACCGCCGACGTGAAGGCTCACCGGATCACGTTGCAGCGGGCCGCCAGCGCTTACGATGCACTGCTGACCGAGCCGTCCCCGGATGCGGTCGGCGACCGACGTCGACCCGCTGGAATGGCCGATCGAGGGACGGCTCGCGTCGACGTACGGTCCCCGGCATGGGCGCATGCGCCGCGGCATCGACGTCGCGGCACCGACCGGGACACCGATCCGCGCCGCCCAGGACGCAGGGTGGCGTTCGCCGGCTGGAAGGGCGGCGACGGCAATACGGTCGAGGTCGCCCACGACGCGCAGCGGACCCGGTCGGCCCACCAGTCCGAGCTGCTCGTTTCCATCGGCGACACGGTCGAGCGCGGCCACGTGATCGGCCGCGTCGGCACGACCGGGTCGTCAACCGGTTCACACCTGCACTTCGAGGTCAGCGTCGCCGGTCGGATGTCGACCCGCTGAGCGTGCTCCCGATCCGGAGCTGACGCACCGGTCGCAATCCCCGTCTGCCCGTCAGTCGTCGCCGTACTCGGTAGCGTCGACGGCGACACAGCATCTTGACGGTCCTGACTGACCGGTTAGTCTACGCCGCAGCCACCCGACTGAAGGGCCAGCCGTGCAGCACCCGTTCCTCGCCGGAGCCAGCACCGAACAGGCGGGCGACGAGCTCGTGATCATCGACCCAGCCACCGGACAGATCGTCGACACCGTCGTGGAGGCGGGCGCCGACGGCGTCGACCGGGCCATCGCGGCCGCGCAGTACGCGGCGCCGGAGTGGGCGGGCACGCCGGCGGGCCGCCGGGGCAGGATCCTCGCGGGTGTCGCCGACGCGATCGACGCCCACGCCGGCGAGCTGGCGCCGCTGCTGACCGCGGAGCAGGGCAAGCCGCTGCGCGAGTCGCACCTCGAGCTCCACCGCTGCGCCGAGACCCTACGGCACTACGCGGGCCTGGCCCTGAACATCCGCGGCAGCGCCGTCACCGACCTCGACCCCGACACACGTGGCATGGTGCTCGCCCGTCCCGTCGGCGTCGTCGCGGCGATCGTGCCATGGAACTTCCCCACGACGCTGCTGGCCAACAAGCTCGGTCCCGCACTGGTGACAGGCAACACGGTCGTCGCAAAGCCCGACGAGACGACTCCCCTCGTGACGCTGCGCCTCGCCGCCATCGCGCACGAGGCCGGTCTGCCGGCCGGAGTGTTCAACGTCGTCTGCGGCACCGGCGAGGTGACGGGCGCCGCGCTGGTGACCCACCCTGGGATCCGCAAGGTGGCCTTCACGGGGTCGACGCCGGTCGGCAAGCAGATCATGGCCAGCGCCGCCGACGACCTCAAGCGCGTGACGCTGGAGCTCGGCGGGTCCGACCCGCTGATCGTCTGCGCGGACGCCGACGTCGACGCCGCCATCAGCGCTGCGTCGATGGGCCGGTTCTTCAACTGCGGCCAGGCCTGTCTGGCCGTCAAACGGGTGTACGCCGACGATGCCGTCGCCGAGCGCGTCGCTGACGGGCTGGGTCGCAAGGCGGCCAAGCTCGTCGTCGGCCCCGGCATGGCGAAGGGGACCCAGATCGGTCCGATGCACGCCGCCGAGGGGCGGGACCTGATCGCCGCCCAACTCGCCGACGCCGTGGCATCCGGCGGTGAGGTGTTGGCGGGCGGTGGCGTCCCCGAGGGCGAGGCATACGACGATGGCTGGTACCACGAGCCGACCGTCGTGTACGAGCCCTCGCACGACTCCCGCGTGTCGACCGAGGAGACGTTCGGGCCGGTGCTGCCCGTGTGGGCGGTCTCCGGCCTCGACGAGGCGATCGACCGCGCCAACGCATCACCGTTCGGGCTCGGCTCGTCGGTGTGGACGAGCAACCTCTCAGCGGCCATGGCGGCCGCCGAGCGCATCGAGGCCGGCTACACGTGGATCAACGCCGCGACCAAGGTGTACGACGAGCTCCCGTTCGGCGGCGTCAAGCAGAGTGGCTACGGCAAGGAGCACGGCATCGAAGCGCTCGGCTACTACACGGAGCAGAAGTCGGTGGTCATCCGCGCCTGACGGCTCGCCGACCGCCGCACGTCGGCGTGGGGCCGTCGGCCGCACAGGGTGATCGGCCTGACGCGCATCGGCGGCACACGGTGAGGGGCCCGATGGAGGCCGCATCAGCGACGGGGCAGGCGGACGCGCTGAGCGCCATCCTGGTGACGCCACCCGCGCCTGCAGGGCCCGGCCCCGACGACCGCTGCGAGCAGATCCCACCGTGCCAGAGCCCGATCCTCCGGCCGCCTCGACACCACCGGCTGCCACCGTGCGCGACGTCTTCGCGCCCGAACGGCGCGCCGCGGCGACGGCGATCCTGTTGACGGTCGCGCTGGCGGCGTTCGAGGGGCTAGCCGTCAGCGCGGCGCTGCCGCAGGTCGCCGCCGACCTGGGCAGCGTCGACCTTCTGCCCTGGGTCATCACCGCCTTCGGTCTGACATCCGGTGTGGCGACGGTCGCGACCGGCGCACTGATCGACGGCATCGGTGCGTCCCGGGTGTTCCGCGTCGCGGTCGCGTTGTTCACGATCGGCGGCGTCGCCGCGGGGCTGGCCGGGTCGATGCCGTGGATGATCGCGGCGCGCCTGGTCCATGGGGCGGGGGCCGGCGCCACGATCGCGGTGGGGCTCGCAGCCGTCGGGCTGGTCTTCCCGCGGGAGCTGGTGGGACGCGCCTTCGCGCTCAACTCGACCGTCTGGGGCGTGATGGGTGTCGCCGCGCCGGCGCTGGCGGCCGCGATGCTGACGGTAGGGTCCTGGCGCTGGATCTTCCTGGTCAACCTGCCGCTGGGCCTGGTCGCGCTGCTCGCCGGCTGGCGGGCGCTGCCGGACCACGGCACCGCGCAACGGACCCCGCCCGACGTCGTCGGCCTCGGACTGGTCGCCGTCTTCACCGCGCTGCTGCTCATCGGCGTGGATGCGCTGGGCCCCGGATCCCTCGCGGCCGGCATCGTCGCCGTCGCGGTCGGCTGGGTGTACGTGCGACGGGCGCGCGGGCGCGACGCCGCCGTCATCCGCCCCCGACACGTGCTGGACGCTCCGTTCGGTCCGCTGGCGTGGTCGATCTCGCTGCTGCTCACGGGCGCCATCGCGGTCGCGTCCTTCGTCCCGCTGTACGTCCAGGGTGGGCGCGGTGCCGGTACGGCGCTGACCGCCTGGTCGGTGCTGTTCTTCACCGTCGGCTGGACGACCGGGGCGAACGCCGGATCCAAGTTGCTCGACCGTGTCGCCGAATCGACGGTCGTGGCCGGCAGCTTCGCCGTCGCGGCACCGGCTGCCTTCGTCGTCGCGGCGCTCGCGGCCGTCGACGCCCCGCTGTGGATGGTCTTCGTGGCGCTCACCGTGCAGGGCATCGGCGTGGGTGCGGCCACCAACGCCGCGCTCACGCTGCTGCGGGCGGTCGCAGGCGACGATGAGCTGGGCCGCGCCACCGCTGCCCACCAGTTCCTGCGCAACCAGGGCATCACGGTCGGGGCGGCGCTCGGTGGGGCGACCATCCTGGTGGTGGTGGCCCGGCGCATCGGCGACATCGAGCGGGTCCGCGACCTGCTGGCGGGTACGACCGACGTCACCTCGGCGGCCGTTGCCGACGCCATCGCCGTGGGGTTCGCCACGGCCGCACTCGCGGGCGCGGCCGTGATCGTCGCCGGCGCCGTTCCGCTCGTGGCACTGCGTCGCAGCCTGGCGGCCGCCCGTCGCCGCCGGCGGGGCTGACGGCCCGACGTCAGCGGTCCGCCACGACCGCCCAGGCGCCCGAGCGCAGGCGCCACACCGTCAGCGCCGCGCGCGTGACCATCATGACGACCATGCCGACCCAGATGCCCGGCAGCCCCCAGCCGAAGTGCAGCGACAGCAGGCAGACGGGGACGAGGCCACCCAGTGACGCGAGCGCGGTCGACCACCACAGGAAACGGAAGTCCGCGGCCCCCATGAGGATGCCGTCCAGCACGAACACCACGCCGCCGATCGGCTGCAGCAGCGCCACCAGACCCCAGACGGCCCGCGCGGCGGCCAGCACGTCCGCGTCGGTGGTGAACACGGCGGGCAACACGTCGGCCGCGAGCAGGTAGACCGCACCGACGAGGAAGCCGAAGCCGGTCCCCCACGCCAGCAGGCGCAGGGCGGTGCCGCGGGCATCGGCGACGAGGCCGGCGCCGAGCGCGGTCGCGATCATCGCCTGCCCCGCGATCGCGAAGCCGTCCTGCACGAGCGCCAGCATCGTCCACAGCTCGCGCGCGATCTGGTGCGCGGCCACCTCGACGGTGCCCATGCGCGTCGCCACCGCCGTCGAGATCAGCAGGCCCGACAGCAGCGCGGCGGTCCGCAGGAACAGGTCGCGCGAGATGCCGACGATGCGGCGCATCGCGGCCGGCTCGACGCGCAGCGCCGGCGGAGCCAGACGCCGTCGCCCGAGCACGAGGAAGGTCGCGGCTCCGACGGTCTGGGCGATCAGCGTGCCCATCGCCGCGCCGGCGATCCCCATGTCGAGCGGGTAGATCAGTACCCAGCTCAGCACGGCGTTGCCGAGGTTGACGGTGATCGTGATCCACAGCGGCGTGCGCATGTCCATGCTGCCGCGGAAGGCACCGTGACCCACGAGCACGACCAGCACGGGCACCGACGCCAGCGCACGGATGCGCAGGTAGACCTCCGCGGCGCCTGCGACCTCACCCTCGGCGCCCATGAGGCGCACCAGCAGGGGGGCCGCCACTTCGAACGCGATGGTGACCGCCACGCCGAGCGAGACGGCCAGCCACAGAGCCTGCAACGCGTAGGTCGCGGCCTCCTGAGGCCGTCCGGCGCCGCGCAGGCGCGCGACCTCGGCTGTCGTGCCGTAGGTCAGGACGTTGAAGCCGAAGAACGCCAGCGTGAACAGCGCGACGCTGACGCCGAGGCCGGCCAGCGGCACCGCGCCGAGCCGTCCGACGAGCGCGGTGTCGACCAGGCTGAGCAGCGGATCGGCCGCCAGCGCGGCCATGGCAGGCAGCGCGAGCCCGACGATCTCACGGTCGCGGGTCGCCAGGCGCATCGGGCCACCCTACGGTGGACCGGTCCGAGCACCGGAGCCCACCGTGAGCGACGATCTGGTGCTGGCCGACGGCACCACGATCACCGCCGACGAGCTGGATGTCAGCTTCGTGCGGGCGGGCGGGCCGGGCGGACAGCACGTCAACACCAGCGCGACGAAGGTGGAGCTGCGCTTCGACGTGGCTGGCAGCCGGTCCCTGGACCGAGCCCAGAAGGATCGCGTCACCGCAGCGCTGGCGTCCAGGCTGACGACCGACGGCGTGCTCGTGCTGCAGGCTGGTGAGTTCCGCTCGCAGGCACGCAACCGCGAGGCCGCGGTGGGACGCCTGCGCAACCTGCTCGACGATGCGCTGCGGCCGCGCCGCCGGCGCATCCCCACGCGCGTCCCGCGCGCCGAGCGCCGCCGGCGGCGTGAGCGCAAACGCCGTCGCAGCGAGCGCAAGCGGCTGAGGCGGGCGCCCGACCCGGACGCCTGAGCAACTCCGCCGCGCCCGCCGGACGACCCGCTCACCCGCGCGTCCGCAGGGACCGCCAGTGCCGCTCGGCGTCCTGCCAGACGTCGAGGGGCTCGATCACGTCGGTGACGGCTTCGAGCAGCACCTCGAGCTCGTCGGTCCCCAGCGCCGTCGCCCGCGTGGGCTCGATGTGCGCGAGCGCCTCGGTGATCGCCGCGCGACAGGCCCGCCACTGCGGCTCGACCTCCGCGACGTGCCACGCGCCGACCTCGCCTTCCACGGCCCGCAACTCGTCGCGCAGCAGGTCCAGCCCGACCGGGA
Encoded proteins:
- a CDS encoding M23 family metallopeptidase, which gives rise to MAFAGWKGGDGNTVEVAHDAQRTRSAHQSELLVSIGDTVERGHVIGRVGTTGSSTGSHLHFEVSVAGRMSTR
- a CDS encoding aldehyde dehydrogenase family protein encodes the protein MQHPFLAGASTEQAGDELVIIDPATGQIVDTVVEAGADGVDRAIAAAQYAAPEWAGTPAGRRGRILAGVADAIDAHAGELAPLLTAEQGKPLRESHLELHRCAETLRHYAGLALNIRGSAVTDLDPDTRGMVLARPVGVVAAIVPWNFPTTLLANKLGPALVTGNTVVAKPDETTPLVTLRLAAIAHEAGLPAGVFNVVCGTGEVTGAALVTHPGIRKVAFTGSTPVGKQIMASAADDLKRVTLELGGSDPLIVCADADVDAAISAASMGRFFNCGQACLAVKRVYADDAVAERVADGLGRKAAKLVVGPGMAKGTQIGPMHAAEGRDLIAAQLADAVASGGEVLAGGGVPEGEAYDDGWYHEPTVVYEPSHDSRVSTEETFGPVLPVWAVSGLDEAIDRANASPFGLGSSVWTSNLSAAMAAAERIEAGYTWINAATKVYDELPFGGVKQSGYGKEHGIEALGYYTEQKSVVIRA
- a CDS encoding MFS transporter, producing MPEPDPPAASTPPAATVRDVFAPERRAAATAILLTVALAAFEGLAVSAALPQVAADLGSVDLLPWVITAFGLTSGVATVATGALIDGIGASRVFRVAVALFTIGGVAAGLAGSMPWMIAARLVHGAGAGATIAVGLAAVGLVFPRELVGRAFALNSTVWGVMGVAAPALAAAMLTVGSWRWIFLVNLPLGLVALLAGWRALPDHGTAQRTPPDVVGLGLVAVFTALLLIGVDALGPGSLAAGIVAVAVGWVYVRRARGRDAAVIRPRHVLDAPFGPLAWSISLLLTGAIAVASFVPLYVQGGRGAGTALTAWSVLFFTVGWTTGANAGSKLLDRVAESTVVAGSFAVAAPAAFVVAALAAVDAPLWMVFVALTVQGIGVGAATNAALTLLRAVAGDDELGRATAAHQFLRNQGITVGAALGGATILVVVARRIGDIERVRDLLAGTTDVTSAAVADAIAVGFATAALAGAAVIVAGAVPLVALRRSLAAARRRRRG
- a CDS encoding MATE family efflux transporter, producing the protein MRLATRDREIVGLALPAMAALAADPLLSLVDTALVGRLGAVPLAGLGVSVALFTLAFFGFNVLTYGTTAEVARLRGAGRPQEAATYALQALWLAVSLGVAVTIAFEVAAPLLVRLMGAEGEVAGAAEVYLRIRALASVPVLVVLVGHGAFRGSMDMRTPLWITITVNLGNAVLSWVLIYPLDMGIAGAAMGTLIAQTVGAATFLVLGRRRLAPPALRVEPAAMRRIVGISRDLFLRTAALLSGLLISTAVATRMGTVEVAAHQIARELWTMLALVQDGFAIAGQAMIATALGAGLVADARGTALRLLAWGTGFGFLVGAVYLLAADVLPAVFTTDADVLAAARAVWGLVALLQPIGGVVFVLDGILMGAADFRFLWWSTALASLGGLVPVCLLSLHFGWGLPGIWVGMVVMMVTRAALTVWRLRSGAWAVVADR
- the arfB gene encoding alternative ribosome rescue aminoacyl-tRNA hydrolase ArfB, whose protein sequence is MSDDLVLADGTTITADELDVSFVRAGGPGGQHVNTSATKVELRFDVAGSRSLDRAQKDRVTAALASRLTTDGVLVLQAGEFRSQARNREAAVGRLRNLLDDALRPRRRRIPTRVPRAERRRRRERKRRRSERKRLRRAPDPDA